Proteins encoded within one genomic window of Conchiformibius steedae:
- the yajC gene encoding preprotein translocase subunit YajC — MIEFAHAADAAAQPNTWMAILPWIGIFALMYFMMIRPQQKQEKNRQAMISELKKGDRVLLSSGLYGKVVKPGENVFTIELAKGVQVEVARNAIAAKAPEGAEAAAEAPKAE, encoded by the coding sequence ATGATTGAATTTGCCCACGCCGCCGATGCTGCCGCGCAGCCGAACACTTGGATGGCGATTTTGCCGTGGATTGGTATTTTTGCCCTGATGTATTTTATGATGATTCGTCCGCAGCAAAAGCAGGAAAAAAACCGCCAAGCCATGATTAGCGAGCTGAAAAAAGGCGACCGCGTGCTGTTGAGTTCGGGCTTGTACGGCAAAGTGGTTAAACCAGGCGAAAACGTGTTTACCATCGAGCTGGCAAAGGGCGTACAGGTGGAAGTGGCGCGTAACGCCATCGCCGCCAAAGCGCCTGAAGGTGCGGAAGCCGCTGCCGAAGCCCCGAAAGC